The following are encoded in a window of Sphaerisporangium siamense genomic DNA:
- a CDS encoding M28 family metallopeptidase, whose product MRITPRRGIGVAAATAALVIPLATAAPAAADPGLAALARTVTVRGVENHLRHLQRIADAGHGTRAAGTPGYTASRDYVAGVLRKAGYTVTLQEFPRFFTTELSTAVLQRVSPDPRTFTPTPPRGGSLGEFATMAYSGSGDVTAPLRAVDLVLPPGPAPNTSTSGCEAADFAGFTAGDLALVQRGTCNYRVKALNAQAAGARGVIIFNEGQPGRTGTERSSLLGVGVDIPVVTASFAAGEELARAAAPTVRLRTDVVRDYGSYNVIAESRFGDPDKVVQFGAHLDGVDAGPGVNDNGSGSAAVLEVAARLGRIPTRNRLRFSFWGAEEYGLVGSQHYVANLSAEEKARIRLYLNFDMVGSPNYALKIYDGDDSDATGGPAGPPGSDEIEKLFEKYFDTLGQGHVGTDLDARSDHDSFAQAGIPVGGLFTGAEELKTPAEQALFGGTAGVPYDSCYHEACDDIDNVNGEALALNTGAIATAALVYGFARDLPGPDTRPVTVARTLAPAAHDDHAGAPAR is encoded by the coding sequence ATGAGAATCACCCCCCGAAGAGGGATCGGCGTCGCGGCGGCGACCGCGGCCCTCGTCATCCCCCTGGCGACGGCCGCCCCGGCCGCCGCGGACCCCGGCCTCGCCGCCCTCGCCCGCACGGTCACCGTGCGGGGAGTGGAGAACCACCTGCGTCACCTGCAGCGGATCGCCGACGCCGGCCACGGCACCCGCGCCGCGGGCACCCCCGGCTACACCGCGTCCCGCGACTACGTCGCCGGCGTGCTGCGGAAGGCCGGGTACACCGTGACGCTCCAGGAGTTCCCGCGCTTCTTCACCACGGAGCTGTCCACCGCCGTGCTCCAGCGGGTCTCCCCGGACCCGCGCACGTTCACCCCGACCCCGCCCCGCGGCGGCTCGCTCGGCGAGTTCGCGACGATGGCGTACTCCGGCTCGGGCGACGTCACCGCGCCGCTGCGGGCGGTCGACCTGGTGCTCCCGCCGGGGCCGGCGCCCAACACCTCGACGTCCGGCTGCGAGGCGGCCGACTTCGCCGGGTTCACCGCCGGCGACCTCGCCCTCGTCCAGCGCGGCACCTGCAACTACCGGGTCAAGGCGCTGAACGCCCAGGCGGCGGGCGCGCGCGGCGTGATCATCTTCAACGAGGGACAGCCCGGGCGCACCGGGACCGAGCGGTCCAGCCTGCTGGGCGTGGGCGTCGACATCCCGGTCGTGACCGCGAGCTTCGCCGCGGGCGAGGAACTGGCCCGCGCCGCCGCGCCGACGGTCCGGCTCCGCACCGATGTCGTCAGGGATTACGGCTCGTACAACGTGATCGCCGAGTCCCGCTTCGGCGACCCGGACAAGGTCGTCCAGTTCGGCGCCCACCTGGACGGCGTCGACGCCGGGCCCGGCGTCAACGACAACGGGTCGGGCAGCGCGGCGGTCCTGGAGGTCGCCGCCAGGCTCGGGAGGATCCCGACCAGGAACAGGCTGCGGTTCTCCTTCTGGGGCGCCGAGGAGTACGGCCTGGTCGGCTCCCAGCACTACGTGGCGAACCTGTCCGCCGAGGAGAAGGCCAGGATCAGGCTGTACCTGAACTTCGACATGGTGGGGTCGCCGAACTACGCGCTCAAGATCTACGACGGTGACGACTCCGACGCCACCGGCGGGCCGGCGGGCCCACCCGGATCCGACGAGATCGAGAAGCTCTTCGAGAAGTACTTCGACACCCTGGGCCAGGGCCACGTCGGCACCGACCTCGACGCCCGCTCCGACCACGACTCCTTCGCCCAGGCCGGCATCCCGGTCGGAGGCCTGTTCACCGGGGCCGAGGAACTCAAGACCCCTGCCGAGCAGGCGCTGTTCGGCGGCACGGCGGGCGTCCCGTACGACTCCTGCTATCACGAGGCGTGCGACGACATCGACAACGTCAACGGCGAGGCGCTCGCGCTGAACACCGGGGCCATCGCCACCGCGGCCCTGGTCTACGGCTTCGCCCGCGACCTGCCCGGACCGGACACCCGGCCCGTGACGGTGGCGCGCACCCTCGCGCCGGCCGCCCACGACGACCACGCAGGGGCGCCGGCCAGGTGA
- a CDS encoding M28 family metallopeptidase, with amino-acid sequence MRNTLRRGLGVATAAVGLMLPLAVAGPAAADPDLAGLARTVTAPGVEKHLRKLQQIATANNGTRAAGTPGHAASRDYVAGVLKKAGYKVTVQAFPFDFFMELSTAALQRVSPDPRTFTPTPPDNGSLGEFATMTYSSSGDVTAPLQKVDLLLPPGPTPSSSTSGCEAADFAGFTPGNIALLQRGSCDYRVKALNAQAAGARGVIIFNEGQPGRTETNRGTLLGVGVTIPVVGASFATGEELARPASSVVRLRTETVSEARTTHNVIADSRWGDPNKVVQLGAHLDSMLAGPGINDNGSGSAAILEVAEKLAKVPFRNKLRFSFWSAEELGLLGSEYYVANLSAADKAKTKLYLNFDMVGSPNYALKIYDGDDSDATGAPAGPPGSDEIEKLFAKYFDTLRQGHVGTDFDGRSDYGPFIDAGIPAGGLFTGAEGVKTPAEQALFGGTAGVAYDSCYHQACDDINNINGKALALNTGAIATAALIYGFGRDLPGPDTRPATVTARTAAPAAHDDHTGASSR; translated from the coding sequence ATGCGAAACACCCTCCGCAGAGGGCTAGGCGTCGCGACCGCGGCCGTCGGCCTCATGCTCCCGTTAGCCGTGGCCGGACCGGCCGCCGCTGACCCCGACCTCGCGGGCCTCGCCCGCACGGTCACCGCGCCGGGAGTGGAGAAGCACCTGCGGAAACTGCAGCAGATAGCCACCGCCAACAACGGGACCCGCGCCGCGGGCACGCCCGGCCACGCCGCCTCCCGCGACTACGTCGCCGGAGTGCTCAAGAAGGCCGGATACAAGGTGACCGTCCAGGCGTTCCCCTTCGACTTCTTCATGGAGCTGTCCACCGCCGCGCTCCAGCGGGTCTCCCCGGACCCGCGCACGTTCACGCCGACCCCGCCCGACAACGGCTCGCTCGGCGAGTTCGCGACCATGACCTACTCCAGCTCCGGCGACGTCACCGCGCCTCTGCAGAAGGTCGACCTGCTCCTGCCGCCCGGGCCCACGCCCAGCTCCTCCACCTCCGGCTGCGAGGCCGCCGACTTCGCCGGATTCACCCCCGGCAACATCGCCCTGCTCCAGCGCGGCAGCTGCGACTACCGGGTCAAGGCCCTGAACGCCCAGGCGGCGGGCGCGCGCGGCGTGATCATCTTCAACGAGGGGCAGCCCGGCCGCACCGAGACCAACCGCGGCACGCTGCTCGGCGTGGGCGTGACCATCCCCGTCGTCGGCGCGAGCTTCGCCACCGGCGAGGAGCTGGCCCGCCCCGCCTCGTCCGTCGTGCGCCTCAGGACCGAGACCGTCAGCGAGGCCCGCACCACGCACAACGTGATCGCCGACTCCCGCTGGGGCGACCCGAACAAGGTGGTCCAGCTCGGCGCGCACCTGGACAGCATGCTCGCCGGGCCCGGCATCAACGACAACGGGTCGGGCAGCGCGGCGATCCTCGAGGTGGCCGAGAAACTGGCCAAGGTGCCGTTCCGGAACAAGCTGCGGTTCTCCTTCTGGAGCGCCGAGGAGCTCGGCCTGCTCGGCTCGGAGTACTACGTGGCCAACCTCTCCGCCGCGGACAAGGCCAAGACCAAGCTGTACCTGAACTTCGACATGGTCGGCTCGCCGAACTACGCGCTCAAGATCTACGACGGTGACGACTCCGACGCCACCGGCGCTCCGGCGGGCCCGCCCGGATCCGACGAGATCGAGAAGCTCTTCGCGAAGTACTTCGACACCCTGCGCCAGGGCCACGTCGGCACCGACTTCGACGGCCGCTCCGACTACGGGCCGTTCATCGACGCCGGAATCCCGGCGGGCGGTCTGTTCACCGGCGCCGAGGGCGTCAAGACGCCCGCGGAGCAGGCGCTGTTCGGCGGGACGGCGGGCGTCGCCTACGACTCCTGCTACCACCAGGCGTGCGACGACATCAACAACATCAACGGCAAGGCGCTCGCGCTGAACACCGGGGCCATCGCCACCGCGGCCCTGATCTACGGCTTCGGCCGCGACCTGCCGGGTCCGGACACCCGGCCCGCGACGGTGACGGCGCGCACCGCCGCGCCGGCCGCCCACGACGACCACACAGGGGCGTCGAGCAGGTGA
- a CDS encoding thioredoxin domain-containing protein, with protein MNRLKDATSPYLLQHADNPVNWFPWGEEAFAEARRRDVPLLVSIGYSACHWCHVMAHESFEDAETARMMNELFVNVKVDREERPDVDAVYMSATTAMTGQGGWPMTVFATPGGEPFFAGTYFPRPHFQRLLAGVSEAWTHERDAVLAQGSKVVEALSGGGAVPSGPAPGREVTRAAVRDLARNFDQARGGFGGAPKFPPSMVLEFLLRHGTPEAVRMAAETLEAMARGGIYDQLGGGFARYSVDAAWIVPHFEKMLYDNALLLRVYAHWWRADGSPLARRVALETADWLLREMRTPEGGFASALDADSEGVEGRFYVWTPGQLREVLGEERGAWAASVFGVTPEGTFEHGSSVLRLLSDPDDQALLDEVRAELLAARAARVRPGRDDKVVAAWNGLAVAALAEAGALFGRPDLVDAARGAAELIDRVHIDGSRLTRTSRDGRAGANAGVLEDYADVAEGFLALYGITGESRWFERAGALLDTVLDHFPDGEGGFFDTPDDGERLFQRPADPTDNATPSGRSAAAGALLSYGALTGSARHREAALAALGAISALAERHARFAGWGLAVAEAALTGPPEVAISGPVGDRRTAALHRAALMAGVPGTVIALGDGDVPLMRGRGLVGGEPAAYVCRDFTCRLPVTSPGDLTRELHELRGLPRPS; from the coding sequence ATGAACCGGTTGAAGGACGCGACGAGCCCGTACCTGCTGCAACACGCGGACAATCCGGTCAACTGGTTTCCTTGGGGCGAAGAGGCTTTCGCCGAGGCCCGCCGCCGGGACGTGCCGCTGCTGGTGTCGATCGGGTACTCGGCCTGCCATTGGTGCCATGTCATGGCGCACGAGTCGTTCGAGGACGCCGAGACGGCCCGCATGATGAACGAGCTCTTCGTCAACGTGAAGGTGGACCGCGAGGAGCGTCCCGACGTGGACGCGGTCTACATGAGCGCCACCACGGCCATGACCGGCCAGGGCGGCTGGCCGATGACGGTGTTCGCCACCCCCGGCGGAGAGCCGTTCTTCGCGGGCACCTACTTCCCCCGGCCGCACTTCCAGCGGCTGCTCGCGGGCGTGTCCGAGGCGTGGACGCACGAGCGCGACGCCGTGCTCGCCCAGGGGTCGAAGGTCGTCGAGGCCCTGTCCGGAGGTGGCGCCGTGCCGTCCGGGCCCGCGCCCGGCCGCGAGGTCACCCGGGCGGCCGTCCGCGACCTCGCGCGGAACTTCGACCAGGCCAGAGGCGGTTTCGGCGGGGCGCCCAAGTTCCCGCCGTCCATGGTGCTGGAGTTCCTGCTGCGCCACGGCACCCCCGAGGCCGTGCGCATGGCGGCCGAGACCCTGGAGGCCATGGCCAGGGGCGGCATCTACGACCAGCTCGGCGGCGGTTTCGCCCGCTACAGCGTCGACGCCGCCTGGATCGTCCCGCACTTCGAGAAGATGCTGTACGACAACGCGCTGCTGCTGCGGGTGTACGCCCACTGGTGGCGCGCGGACGGCTCGCCCCTGGCGCGGCGCGTGGCGCTGGAGACCGCGGACTGGTTGTTGCGCGAGATGCGCACCCCCGAGGGGGGCTTCGCCTCCGCGCTGGACGCCGACAGCGAGGGCGTGGAGGGCAGGTTCTACGTCTGGACGCCCGGGCAGCTCCGCGAGGTCCTCGGCGAGGAGCGCGGCGCGTGGGCCGCGTCGGTGTTCGGCGTGACCCCTGAGGGCACCTTCGAGCACGGCAGCTCGGTGCTGCGCCTGCTGTCCGACCCCGACGACCAGGCCCTTCTCGACGAGGTGCGCGCCGAGCTGCTGGCGGCGCGCGCCGCCCGGGTGCGGCCGGGGCGGGACGACAAGGTGGTGGCGGCCTGGAACGGGCTGGCCGTCGCCGCGCTCGCCGAGGCCGGCGCGCTGTTCGGCCGCCCGGACCTCGTGGACGCCGCCCGCGGGGCCGCCGAGCTGATCGACCGCGTGCACATCGACGGCTCCCGCCTGACCCGCACCTCGCGGGACGGCCGCGCGGGCGCCAACGCGGGCGTGCTGGAGGACTACGCGGACGTCGCGGAGGGGTTCCTCGCGCTCTACGGGATCACGGGCGAGTCGCGGTGGTTCGAGCGGGCGGGCGCGCTGCTGGACACCGTCCTGGACCACTTCCCCGACGGCGAGGGCGGCTTCTTCGACACCCCCGACGACGGCGAGCGGCTGTTCCAGCGCCCCGCCGACCCGACCGACAACGCGACCCCGTCCGGCCGGTCCGCCGCCGCCGGGGCCCTGCTGTCCTACGGCGCGCTCACCGGCTCCGCCCGCCACCGGGAGGCGGCCCTGGCCGCGCTCGGCGCGATCTCGGCGCTGGCCGAGCGGCACGCCCGGTTCGCCGGGTGGGGCCTGGCCGTGGCCGAGGCCGCGCTGACCGGACCGCCCGAGGTCGCCATCAGCGGGCCGGTGGGCGACCGGAGGACGGCCGCGCTGCACCGGGCGGCGCTCATGGCGGGCGTCCCCGGCACGGTGATCGCCCTGGGCGACGGCGACGTGCCGCTGATGCGCGGGCGCGGCCTGGTGGGCGGGGAGCCCGCGGCCTACGTCTGCCGCGACTTCACCTGCCGCCTGCCGGTCACCTCACCCGGCGACCTCACCCGCGAGCTCCACGAACTGCGCGGCCTGCCGAGGCCGTCCTAG
- a CDS encoding transglycosylase domain-containing protein produces MILGIAGILALAWFLTPIPDTTQKLATAQGSVYYYRDGKTVLTRQGVNRKIVPLDKVPTVVRDAVIAIENRTFYQDRGVSLQGTARAMWSTFTGNQVQGGSTITQQLVRNYYSGLSQERSAVRKLKEIMISLKVDQSKSKSWVLEQYLNTIYFGRGAYGVQAAAQAYFGKDVDKLTASQGAYLAAVIQQPSRFAYPKGADLEAAQARWRTVVDAMVTTKAITPEQAAGMTFPAFAKQKRPSSATGQKAYILAQVEAELNRRGYSDEDVQQGGLKITTTFDKKLMAAARRAVTETLPEDTSGKVRTGLAAVDPSTGEVVAFYGGKDPDNQYDNAFSAKVQAGSTFKPYTLAAALDDGLGLDTRVEGNSPIRVASAKDPIPNSGGASYGAAIDLVEATRNSVNTAFVDLAQKVGLSKVAEAAEAAGIPAAQLARQKDFPTFPLGTSSVSAVQQASGFATFAAGGLHREAHVVRAIVDAKGQTRKFTAKPERAYAEQTAADATYAMRQVVEGGTGTAARLYDRPAAGKTGTSDSSSSVWFVGYTPQLSAAVNMFRDDNKTVSVPGYGALFGGSLPTQVWRAFMSEAMSGKPVKEFPASSYEEGDDWYGGWRDNGWSGADEPQDDRWGGDREPRDRDPQGTPPATGPDRRPEDQGPTSPPQDQNPPPQTPGPDDPDGQIAPPGDDPLQTPIPPG; encoded by the coding sequence GTGATCCTCGGGATCGCCGGGATCCTCGCGCTCGCGTGGTTCCTGACGCCGATCCCGGACACGACCCAGAAGCTCGCGACCGCCCAGGGCTCCGTCTACTACTACCGGGACGGCAAGACCGTCCTCACACGGCAGGGCGTCAACCGCAAGATCGTCCCGCTCGACAAGGTGCCGACCGTGGTGCGCGACGCGGTCATCGCCATAGAGAACCGGACTTTTTACCAGGACCGCGGGGTGTCCCTCCAGGGCACGGCCCGCGCGATGTGGTCCACCTTCACCGGCAACCAGGTGCAGGGCGGCTCGACCATCACCCAGCAGCTCGTGCGCAACTACTACAGCGGCCTGAGCCAGGAGCGCTCGGCCGTGCGCAAGCTCAAAGAGATCATGATCTCGCTGAAGGTGGACCAGTCGAAGTCCAAGTCCTGGGTGCTGGAGCAGTACCTCAACACGATCTACTTCGGCCGGGGCGCCTACGGCGTCCAGGCCGCCGCCCAGGCGTACTTCGGCAAGGACGTCGACAAGCTCACCGCCTCCCAGGGCGCCTACCTCGCGGCGGTGATCCAGCAGCCGTCCCGGTTCGCCTACCCCAAGGGCGCCGACCTGGAGGCCGCGCAGGCCCGGTGGCGCACGGTGGTCGACGCCATGGTGACGACCAAGGCGATCACGCCCGAGCAGGCCGCCGGCATGACGTTCCCGGCGTTCGCCAAGCAGAAGCGCCCGTCCTCGGCCACCGGTCAGAAGGCGTACATCCTCGCCCAGGTCGAGGCGGAGCTGAACCGGCGCGGCTACTCCGACGAGGACGTCCAGCAGGGCGGGCTCAAGATCACGACCACCTTCGACAAGAAGCTCATGGCCGCCGCCCGGCGCGCCGTCACAGAAACCCTGCCCGAGGACACCTCCGGCAAGGTGCGCACCGGCCTGGCCGCCGTGGACCCGTCCACCGGCGAGGTCGTCGCCTTCTACGGCGGCAAGGACCCCGACAACCAGTACGACAACGCCTTCTCGGCGAAGGTGCAGGCCGGGTCCACCTTCAAGCCGTACACCCTCGCCGCCGCGCTGGACGACGGCCTCGGGCTCGACACCCGGGTGGAGGGCAACTCGCCGATCCGCGTCGCCTCCGCCAAGGACCCGATCCCCAACTCCGGCGGCGCCTCCTACGGCGCGGCCATCGACCTTGTCGAGGCCACCCGCAACTCGGTGAACACCGCCTTCGTGGACCTGGCCCAGAAGGTCGGGCTGAGCAAGGTCGCCGAGGCGGCCGAGGCCGCGGGCATCCCCGCCGCGCAACTCGCCAGGCAGAAGGACTTCCCGACCTTCCCGCTCGGCACCTCCTCGGTCAGCGCCGTCCAGCAGGCGTCCGGGTTCGCCACGTTCGCGGCCGGCGGCCTGCACCGCGAGGCGCACGTCGTCCGCGCGATCGTGGACGCCAAGGGGCAGACACGCAAGTTCACCGCCAAGCCCGAGCGTGCCTACGCCGAGCAGACGGCGGCCGACGCGACGTACGCCATGCGGCAGGTGGTCGAGGGCGGCACGGGCACCGCCGCCCGGCTGTACGACCGTCCCGCCGCCGGGAAGACCGGGACGAGCGATTCGTCGAGCTCCGTCTGGTTCGTCGGCTACACCCCGCAGCTTTCCGCGGCGGTCAACATGTTCCGTGACGACAACAAGACCGTCAGCGTCCCGGGGTACGGCGCGCTGTTCGGCGGCTCGCTGCCGACGCAGGTGTGGCGGGCGTTCATGTCCGAGGCCATGTCCGGGAAGCCGGTCAAGGAGTTCCCCGCCTCGTCCTACGAGGAGGGGGACGACTGGTACGGCGGCTGGCGCGACAACGGCTGGAGCGGGGCCGACGAGCCCCAGGACGACCGCTGGGGCGGCGACCGCGAGCCGCGGGACCGCGACCCGCAGGGCACCCCGCCGGCCACCGGCCCGGACCGTCGCCCGGAGGACCAGGGCCCGACCTCCCCGCCGCAGGACCAGAACCCGCCGCCCCAGACGCCCGGCCCCGACGACCCGGACGGCCAGATCGCGCCCCCGGGCGACGACCCGCTCCAGACCCCGATCCCGCCCGGCTGA
- a CDS encoding Lrp/AsnC family transcriptional regulator, whose product MTIDPLDVRLISLFAVEPRVGILEASRRLGVARGTVQARLDRMVENGVIKGFGPDVDPAALGYHVTAFVTLQIRQIAGHDPVTGPLAGIPEVLEVHTITGGDDLLCRVVARSNADLQRVIDLIVDVDGVMRTSSVIALDTPVPYRVLPLVADTPRHHVP is encoded by the coding sequence ATGACAATCGACCCTTTGGACGTGCGCCTGATCTCCCTGTTCGCCGTGGAACCGCGCGTCGGCATCCTGGAGGCGTCGCGCAGGCTCGGCGTCGCCCGGGGCACCGTCCAGGCCCGGCTCGACCGCATGGTCGAGAACGGCGTGATCAAGGGGTTCGGGCCGGACGTGGACCCGGCCGCGCTCGGCTACCACGTGACCGCCTTCGTCACCCTGCAGATCCGGCAGATCGCCGGGCACGACCCCGTGACCGGCCCGCTCGCCGGGATCCCCGAGGTGCTGGAGGTCCACACGATCACCGGCGGCGACGACCTGCTGTGCCGGGTGGTCGCGCGCAGCAACGCCGACCTGCAGCGCGTCATCGACCTGATCGTGGACGTCGACGGGGTGATGCGCACCTCCTCGGTGATCGCGCTCGACACGCCGGTGCCGTACCGCGTGCTGCCCCTGGTCGCCGACACGCCCCGGCACCACGTGCCGTAG